One Bacillus sp. FJAT-52991 genomic region harbors:
- a CDS encoding type III pantothenate kinase, with product MIFVLDVGNTNTVLGVYENDVLKYHWRIETNRNKTEDEYGMVIKNLFEHEGLTFSQIDGMIISSVVPPIMFSLEKMCQKYFNIKPLIVGPGIKTGLNIKYENPREVGADRIVNAVAGIHEYGSPLIIVDFGTATTYCYIDEDGHYMGGAIAPGVNISTEALYSRAAKLPRIEIARPDHIVGKNTVAAMQAGILFGYVGQVDGIVSRMKAQSQKNPTVIATGGLAPLIAEESTSIDVVDPFLTLKGLCLIYKRNIG from the coding sequence TTGATATTTGTTTTGGATGTAGGGAATACAAATACTGTGTTAGGTGTGTATGAAAATGATGTATTAAAATATCATTGGCGCATTGAAACAAATCGAAATAAAACAGAGGACGAATACGGCATGGTTATTAAGAATCTGTTTGAGCATGAAGGTCTTACTTTTTCACAAATTGATGGGATGATTATTTCCTCAGTTGTGCCGCCGATTATGTTTTCTCTTGAGAAAATGTGTCAAAAATATTTTAACATCAAGCCGCTTATTGTTGGTCCTGGAATCAAAACAGGATTGAATATTAAATATGAAAATCCTCGCGAAGTTGGTGCTGATCGGATTGTCAATGCGGTAGCTGGTATTCATGAATACGGCAGTCCGCTTATCATTGTCGATTTTGGTACGGCAACAACCTACTGTTATATTGACGAAGATGGACATTATATGGGGGGAGCGATTGCCCCTGGGGTTAATATTTCGACAGAAGCCTTGTATTCAAGAGCGGCTAAGCTTCCTCGGATTGAAATTGCAAGACCTGATCATATTGTAGGAAAAAATACTGTGGCGGCGATGCAGGCAGGTATTTTATTTGGATATGTCGGCCAAGTTGACGGGATTGTTAGCCGTATGAAGGCACAAAGCCAAAAGAATCCAACTGTCATTGCTACAGGCGGCTTAGCGCCTTTAATTGCTGAAGAATCAACCAGCATCGATGTTGTAGATCCGTTTTTAACTTTAAAAGGTCTTTGCCTTATTTATAAGCGAAACATTGGATGA
- the hslO gene encoding Hsp33 family molecular chaperone HslO, with translation MKDYLVKALAYDGQMRAYAANTTETVGEAQRRHYTWPTASAALGRTITASVMMGSMLKGEEKLTIKVQGGGPIGAILVDADAKGAVRGYVTNPQTHFDLNQHGKLDVRRAVGTDGMLSVVKDIGLRDHFTGQTPIVSGEIGEDFTYYFAVSEQVPSSVGVGVLVNPDNSILAAGGFIIQIMPGATDETITHIEEKITNMTPISKLIEQGLTPEEILFCILGEENVKILEKMPVSFECTCSKERFSNAIIGLGKTEIEEMIAEEGQAEAQCHFCNETYLFTENELKEMKKKTH, from the coding sequence ATGAAGGACTATTTAGTAAAAGCTTTAGCCTACGACGGGCAAATGCGTGCGTATGCAGCTAACACAACAGAAACCGTCGGTGAAGCACAAAGAAGGCATTACACTTGGCCAACAGCATCCGCAGCGCTTGGTCGGACAATCACAGCAAGTGTGATGATGGGATCTATGCTGAAAGGTGAAGAAAAGCTTACGATTAAAGTGCAAGGTGGCGGACCGATTGGGGCTATACTTGTTGACGCCGATGCAAAAGGTGCAGTTCGAGGTTATGTGACGAATCCACAAACTCACTTTGACTTAAATCAACACGGTAAGTTAGATGTTCGTCGTGCAGTCGGAACAGATGGGATGCTTTCCGTCGTGAAAGATATTGGGCTTCGTGATCATTTCACAGGTCAGACACCGATCGTTTCCGGTGAAATAGGAGAAGATTTTACTTACTATTTCGCTGTGTCTGAACAAGTACCTTCTTCTGTCGGTGTAGGTGTGCTTGTCAATCCGGACAATTCGATTTTAGCCGCTGGTGGTTTTATCATTCAAATTATGCCGGGGGCAACGGATGAAACGATCACTCATATCGAAGAAAAGATTACAAACATGACCCCTATTTCTAAGCTTATTGAACAAGGTTTAACTCCAGAAGAAATTCTTTTCTGCATTTTAGGAGAAGAGAATGTAAAGATTTTAGAGAAGATGCCAGTAAGTTTTGAATGTACTTGTTCAAAAGAACGTTTTAGCAATGCCATTATTGGTCTTGGGAAAACAGAAATTGAAGAGATGATTGCTGAAGAAGGACAGGCAGAGGCTCAATGCCATTTCTGTAATGAAACGTATTTATTTACCGAGAATGAACTAAAAGAAATGAAGAAAAAGACTCATTAA
- the cysK gene encoding cysteine synthase A: MVRIANSVAELVGQTPIVKLNHVVDENSADVYLKLEYMNPGSSVKDRIALAMIEAAEEKGGLEKGGTIIEPTSGNTGIGLAMIAAAKGYRAILVMPETMSMERRNLLRAYGAELVLTPGAEGMGGAIRKAKELAEEHGYFMPQQFENEANPEIHRRTTGKEIIEQMDQLDAFVSGIGTGGTITGAGQVLREKFKDIKIYAVEPADSPVLSGGKPGPHKIQGIGAGFVPKVLDTAVYDEIIKIENEEAFDIARKVAREEGILGGISSGAAISAALQVAAKLGKGKKVLAIIPSNGERYLSTPLYQFDEE, from the coding sequence ATGGTACGTATAGCAAATTCAGTAGCTGAATTAGTCGGTCAGACGCCAATTGTGAAGTTAAATCATGTGGTAGATGAAAATAGTGCAGATGTTTATTTGAAGCTTGAATATATGAACCCGGGCAGCAGTGTTAAGGACCGTATTGCTTTAGCAATGATTGAAGCGGCAGAAGAAAAAGGCGGTTTAGAAAAAGGAGGCACAATCATCGAGCCAACGAGTGGCAACACAGGTATTGGACTCGCAATGATTGCTGCAGCGAAAGGATACCGTGCGATTCTTGTTATGCCTGAAACGATGAGTATGGAGCGTCGTAACTTGCTTCGTGCATATGGAGCAGAACTCGTGCTGACACCAGGCGCTGAAGGTATGGGGGGAGCCATTCGCAAGGCAAAAGAACTCGCAGAAGAGCATGGGTATTTTATGCCGCAACAATTTGAAAATGAAGCCAACCCTGAAATCCATCGCCGGACTACAGGGAAAGAAATTATTGAACAAATGGATCAGCTAGATGCTTTCGTTTCTGGAATTGGAACAGGTGGAACAATTACCGGAGCGGGTCAAGTGTTAAGAGAAAAGTTCAAAGATATTAAGATTTATGCAGTAGAGCCAGCAGATTCACCAGTTTTATCCGGTGGCAAGCCAGGCCCGCATAAAATTCAAGGAATCGGTGCTGGATTCGTGCCGAAAGTATTGGATACAGCCGTATATGATGAAATTATTAAAATAGAAAATGAAGAAGCGTTTGATATAGCTCGTAAAGTAGCGCGTGAAGAAGGTATCTTAGGTGGTATTTCTTCAGGAGCAGCTATTTCTGCCGCTCTACAAGTAGCAGCCAAGCTGGGAAAAGGCAAAAAAGTATTGGCGATTATTCCAAGTAACGGAGAGCGTTACTTAAGTACGCCACTCTATCAGTTTGATGAAGAGTAA
- the folP gene encoding dihydropteroate synthase — MKIKAGAHLLDFNQKTYIMGILNATPDSFSDGGLFHLVDNAVTHAKEMVASGADLIDIGGESTRPGHVPVPLEQELERVLPVIKAVASEMPVPLSIDTYKAETARQSIEAGAHIINDVWGAKKDPEIAAVAAEKKVPIILMHNREQMDYGVFIRDVLADLYESINIAVKAGVEKDQIILDPGIGFAKTMDQNLEMLSQLDKVAALGFPVLLGTSRKRIIGHILDLPAEERMEGTGATCCFGIQKGCGILRVHDVKPISRMAKMMDALIGKG, encoded by the coding sequence ATGAAAATTAAAGCGGGAGCGCATCTTTTAGATTTTAATCAAAAGACATATATTATGGGGATTTTAAACGCCACTCCTGATTCTTTTTCAGATGGCGGTTTGTTTCATCTCGTTGACAATGCCGTCACTCATGCGAAAGAGATGGTCGCTTCAGGAGCGGATTTGATTGATATCGGTGGGGAATCTACCCGCCCGGGGCATGTTCCTGTTCCGCTCGAACAAGAGCTTGAACGAGTCTTACCTGTTATTAAAGCGGTGGCTTCTGAAATGCCTGTTCCTTTATCGATTGATACGTATAAAGCGGAAACAGCTCGTCAGTCAATCGAAGCAGGTGCCCATATCATTAATGATGTGTGGGGAGCGAAGAAAGATCCTGAAATTGCGGCGGTAGCAGCGGAGAAAAAAGTACCCATTATTTTAATGCATAATCGTGAACAAATGGATTATGGAGTGTTCATAAGAGATGTATTAGCAGACTTATATGAAAGCATTAATATTGCGGTCAAAGCTGGTGTAGAGAAGGATCAGATTATTCTTGACCCTGGAATTGGCTTTGCTAAGACTATGGATCAAAACTTAGAGATGCTTAGTCAATTGGATAAGGTCGCAGCTTTAGGATTTCCTGTACTATTAGGTACTTCACGAAAAAGAATCATCGGTCATATTCTCGATCTTCCAGCAGAAGAAAGGATGGAAGGAACGGGAGCGACTTGTTGTTTTGGTATTCAAAAAGGTTGTGGAATATTAAGAGTGCACGATGTTAAGCCAATTAGTCGCATGGCGAAAATGATGGATGCCTTAATAGGGAAGGGGTGA
- the folB gene encoding dihydroneopterin aldolase encodes MDKIYVTGMEFYGYHGVFPEENKLGQRFRVDATLDVSLQQAGETDQLEYTVNYAEVYQICKDITEGPPLKLVESIAEKIAAALLNKLSAVQACTIKVIKPDPPIPGHYQHVAVEITRKR; translated from the coding sequence ATGGACAAGATCTATGTAACGGGTATGGAGTTTTACGGATATCATGGAGTTTTTCCTGAAGAGAATAAGCTTGGGCAACGCTTTCGAGTAGATGCTACTTTAGATGTGTCGCTACAACAAGCAGGGGAAACGGACCAATTGGAATACACAGTGAACTACGCAGAGGTTTATCAAATTTGCAAAGATATCACAGAAGGTCCACCATTGAAGCTAGTGGAGAGTATCGCTGAGAAAATAGCGGCGGCTCTTTTGAATAAACTTTCAGCTGTTCAAGCTTGTACGATTAAAGTGATTAAACCTGATCCCCCGATCCCCGGACATTATCAGCATGTAGCGGTGGAAATAACGAGAAAAAGATAG
- the folK gene encoding 2-amino-4-hydroxy-6-hydroxymethyldihydropteridine diphosphokinase, translating to MENKAYLSLGTNLGDRIENLQAALTSLRNEEHITIERLSSIYETDPVGYTEQASFLNMAIKIRTSLSAEELLEKCLSIESQLGRIREIKWGPRTIDLDILLYNQDNIESEKLIVPHPRMHERAFVLIPLLEIDSTICFPGTRMTLEELSDSIQGKEGVQLWRQINGVDVSEPLGN from the coding sequence ATGGAAAATAAAGCTTATTTATCGCTCGGTACGAATTTAGGCGACAGAATTGAGAATTTACAAGCCGCATTGACAAGTCTTCGGAACGAGGAGCATATTACCATTGAAAGACTTTCCTCTATTTATGAAACAGACCCAGTAGGATATACCGAACAAGCTAGTTTTTTAAATATGGCGATAAAAATTCGCACGTCTTTAAGTGCAGAAGAACTGTTAGAAAAATGCCTTTCTATTGAGTCGCAGCTTGGTCGAATAAGAGAAATCAAATGGGGACCAAGAACAATAGATCTTGACATTTTATTATATAATCAAGACAATATTGAATCAGAGAAACTAATTGTTCCGCATCCTAGAATGCATGAACGTGCTTTTGTGCTTATACCGTTATTAGAGATAGATTCAACAATATGCTTTCCAGGCACACGTATGACGCTTGAAGAACTGAGTGATAGTATTCAAGGGAAAGAAGGTGTTCAGCTTTGGAGACAGATCAATGGGGTCGACGTATCCGAGCCTTTAGGAAATTGA
- a CDS encoding helix-turn-helix transcriptional regulator yields the protein METDQWGRRIRAFRKLKGFTQEELAHQIGIPVSALGDVERGYRPITEKLLQQIAEALQVQVDELSPPDK from the coding sequence TTGGAGACAGATCAATGGGGTCGACGTATCCGAGCCTTTAGGAAATTGAAAGGTTTTACCCAGGAAGAGCTTGCTCATCAAATAGGTATACCTGTATCTGCGTTAGGAGATGTAGAAAGAGGATATCGTCCTATTACTGAAAAGCTACTCCAGCAAATAGCTGAAGCGCTTCAAGTTCAAGTAGATGAGCTAAGCCCGCCGGATAAATAA
- the dusB gene encoding tRNA dihydrouridine synthase DusB gives MLKIGNIEMKNPVVLAPMAGVCNSAFRLTVKEFGAGLVCAEMVSDKGIVLQNEKTLEMLYIDEREKPLSLQIFGGERESLVQAASFVDKNTNADIIDINMGCPVPKITKCDAGAKWLLDPNKIYEMVSAVTDAVSKPVTVKMRMGWDEDHIYAIENARAVERAGGQAVALHGRTRVQMYEGHANWDIIKEVKQAVNIPVIGNGDVETPQDAKRMLEETGVDGVMIGRAALGNPWMIYRTVHYLETGELMGEPTAREKIDVCLLHLDRLIELKNEFIAVREMRKHAAWYLKGIRGNAHVRKEINLCDTREELVNLLSGFVQDVEEKEASSQVG, from the coding sequence ATGCTGAAAATCGGAAATATCGAAATGAAAAATCCGGTTGTTCTTGCTCCGATGGCAGGTGTGTGTAACTCTGCTTTTCGATTGACAGTAAAAGAGTTTGGTGCAGGTTTAGTTTGTGCTGAAATGGTCAGTGATAAAGGTATTGTCTTGCAAAATGAAAAAACATTAGAAATGCTTTACATTGATGAGCGAGAAAAGCCGCTCAGCCTACAAATCTTCGGTGGGGAAAGAGAATCTCTCGTTCAAGCAGCGAGCTTTGTCGATAAGAACACCAATGCAGACATTATTGATATTAATATGGGATGTCCTGTACCTAAAATTACGAAGTGTGATGCAGGCGCCAAATGGCTGCTTGACCCAAATAAAATTTACGAGATGGTTTCGGCTGTCACGGATGCTGTTAGTAAGCCGGTCACAGTAAAAATGCGCATGGGGTGGGATGAAGACCATATTTATGCAATAGAAAATGCCCGAGCGGTAGAAAGGGCAGGAGGACAAGCGGTTGCCCTTCATGGACGTACTCGTGTGCAAATGTATGAGGGTCATGCCAACTGGGATATTATTAAAGAAGTAAAACAAGCGGTCAACATTCCGGTTATTGGAAATGGTGATGTTGAAACCCCTCAAGATGCAAAGCGTATGTTGGAGGAAACGGGTGTTGATGGTGTCATGATCGGTCGCGCGGCACTTGGAAATCCATGGATGATTTACCGTACCGTTCATTATTTAGAAACAGGCGAACTGATGGGTGAACCAACTGCTCGAGAAAAAATAGATGTATGCTTACTGCACTTAGATCGATTGATTGAGTTGAAAAATGAATTTATTGCTGTACGTGAGATGAGAAAACATGCTGCCTGGTACTTAAAAGGTATTCGCGGCAACGCTCATGTACGTAAAGAGATTAACTTATGTGATACAAGAGAAGAACTTGTGAACTTGCTGTCCGGTTTTGTTCAGGACGTCGAAGAGAAAGAAGCATCTAGTCAAGTTGGATAA
- the lysS gene encoding lysine--tRNA ligase: MSHEDLNDQLLVRREKMQALREKGMDPFGKRFERTHSAESIISEFDQFSKEELEEKEATVKIAGRVMTKRGKGKAGFAHVKDLSGQIQIYVRKDAIGEEAYEVFNMTDLGDIVGVTGTVFKTKVGELSIKVTHYEYLTKALRPLPDKFHGLKDVEQRYRQRYLDLITSPESQQTFVARSRIIQSMRRYLDEQGYLEVETPMMHSIAGGASARPFITHHNALDMELYMRIAIELHLKRLIVGGMEKVYEIGRVFRNEGVSTRHNPEFTMIELYEAYADYQDIMRLTENLIAHIAEEVLGTTTVPYGEHEVNLKPQWRRYHMVDAVKEYTGVDFWKEMTDEEARQLAKEHGIEYKETMQYGHIVNEFFEQKVEEKLIQPTFIYGHPVEISPLAKKNDEDPRFTDRFELFIVGREHANAFTELNDPIDQRERFEAQLKEREQGNDEAHEMDDDFIEALEYGLPPTGGLGIGVDRLVMLLTNSPSIRDVLLFPLMRHKE, from the coding sequence ATGAGTCACGAAGATTTAAATGACCAATTGTTAGTCAGAAGAGAGAAAATGCAAGCTTTAAGAGAAAAAGGAATGGATCCGTTCGGTAAACGATTTGAACGCACTCATTCTGCGGAATCCATTATTTCCGAATTTGATCAATTTTCTAAAGAAGAGCTTGAAGAGAAAGAAGCAACGGTGAAAATCGCTGGACGTGTGATGACAAAGCGTGGAAAAGGAAAAGCTGGATTTGCGCATGTGAAAGATCTTTCTGGCCAGATTCAAATCTATGTTCGTAAAGACGCTATTGGAGAAGAAGCATACGAAGTCTTCAATATGACGGATTTAGGAGACATTGTAGGTGTAACTGGAACAGTCTTCAAAACAAAAGTAGGAGAGCTTTCAATTAAAGTGACTCATTATGAGTACTTAACAAAAGCTTTGCGTCCTCTTCCAGATAAATTTCATGGATTGAAAGATGTAGAACAACGTTACCGTCAACGCTATTTAGACTTAATTACAAGTCCGGAGAGTCAACAAACTTTCGTTGCTCGCAGTCGTATTATTCAGTCTATGAGACGCTATTTAGATGAACAAGGCTATTTAGAAGTGGAGACGCCAATGATGCATTCGATTGCAGGTGGTGCTTCGGCTCGTCCATTCATTACTCACCATAACGCTCTTGATATGGAACTTTATATGCGTATTGCGATCGAGCTTCATTTAAAACGTTTGATCGTTGGCGGTATGGAGAAAGTATATGAAATCGGTCGCGTATTCCGTAATGAGGGGGTTTCTACACGCCATAATCCGGAATTTACAATGATCGAACTGTATGAAGCTTATGCAGATTATCAGGATATCATGCGCTTAACAGAAAATTTAATTGCTCATATTGCAGAAGAAGTGTTAGGTACTACTACAGTGCCATACGGGGAGCATGAAGTTAACCTGAAACCTCAATGGCGTCGTTATCATATGGTTGATGCAGTTAAAGAATACACGGGCGTTGACTTTTGGAAAGAAATGACTGATGAAGAAGCTCGTCAATTAGCGAAGGAACATGGCATTGAGTACAAAGAAACGATGCAGTATGGTCACATCGTCAATGAATTTTTCGAACAAAAGGTAGAAGAAAAGCTAATACAGCCTACTTTTATTTATGGACACCCAGTCGAGATTTCTCCTTTAGCGAAGAAAAATGACGAAGACCCTCGTTTTACTGATCGTTTTGAGCTGTTTATTGTGGGACGTGAGCATGCGAATGCATTTACAGAATTAAATGATCCAATTGATCAAAGGGAACGTTTTGAAGCTCAGTTAAAAGAGCGTGAACAAGGGAATGATGAAGCGCACGAAATGGATGATGACTTCATAGAAGCACTTGAATACGGACTTCCTCCTACAGGTGGTCTTGGAATCGGTGTGGATCGACTAGTTATGTTATTAACAAACTCTCCTTCTATTCGTGACGTTTTACTGTTTCCGTTAATGAGACATAAAGAATAG
- a CDS encoding CtsR family transcriptional regulator — translation MVRNISDIIEEYLKRVLETSGSEIVEIKRNEIADKFQCVPSQINYVINTRFTIERGYIVESKRGGGGYIRIIKVQVHDQQDLIDQIIALVGKRISQSNADDIIYRLVEEEIISNREAKIMMSVMDRSVLYIDLPDRDELRARMMIAMLMTLKYK, via the coding sequence TTGGTGCGAAATATATCTGATATCATTGAAGAATATTTAAAAAGAGTGTTAGAAACAAGCGGCAGTGAAATAGTAGAAATAAAAAGAAATGAAATCGCTGATAAATTCCAATGTGTTCCCTCGCAAATTAATTACGTCATTAATACTCGCTTCACTATTGAAAGAGGATATATTGTTGAAAGTAAAAGAGGTGGGGGAGGATATATTCGAATTATTAAAGTGCAAGTTCATGATCAACAAGATTTAATTGATCAAATAATTGCACTTGTTGGGAAGCGGATTTCACAGTCGAATGCCGATGATATTATTTATCGCTTAGTGGAAGAAGAAATTATCTCAAATCGAGAAGCGAAAATCATGATGAGTGTGATGGACCGTTCTGTTTTATATATTGATCTGCCTGATCGGGATGAACTTCGAGCAAGAATGATGATAGCTATGTTAATGACCTTGAAATATAAATAA
- a CDS encoding UvrB/UvrC motif-containing protein, translating to MVCQECKERPATLHFTKTINGEKTESHLCERCAQEKGEQYMISGHPQFSINNLFSGLFNLDSLFSSKPAQYPQEKPLKCDHCQVTFQQFVNMGKFGCPHCYEAFSEQLGPILKRLQNGNNVHVGKIPERMGGALHLKKEIEVLKEELQHLIMHEEFEQAAEIRDKIRSLEKNLHFEGGESSCL from the coding sequence TTGGTTTGCCAAGAGTGTAAAGAAAGACCGGCTACTTTGCATTTTACTAAAACAATAAATGGTGAAAAAACGGAATCGCACTTATGTGAAAGGTGTGCACAGGAAAAAGGGGAACAATATATGATTAGCGGTCATCCTCAATTTTCTATTAATAATTTATTTAGCGGCTTGTTTAATCTCGATTCCCTTTTTTCATCAAAACCTGCTCAATACCCGCAAGAAAAGCCATTAAAATGTGATCATTGTCAAGTAACCTTTCAGCAATTCGTTAATATGGGTAAGTTTGGATGCCCTCATTGTTATGAAGCATTTAGTGAACAGTTAGGGCCAATTTTAAAAAGACTTCAAAATGGTAATAATGTACATGTAGGGAAGATTCCTGAAAGAATGGGTGGTGCTCTTCATTTAAAAAAAGAAATAGAAGTTCTTAAAGAAGAGCTTCAGCATTTGATCATGCATGAAGAGTTTGAACAGGCAGCTGAAATAAGAGACAAAATTCGCTCTCTCGAAAAAAATTTACACTTTGAAGGAGGAGAGTCTTCATGTCTCTAG
- a CDS encoding protein arginine kinase produces the protein MSLERFINQAVSSWMSSEGPHSDIVLSSRIRLARNLAQYKFPTFLTAEEAMEMTEEIAKVVQSYSSMELLTMESLSSLEKRVLVEKHLISPLLADSSPYGAVLLSEMEDISVMINEEDHIRIQCLSPGLQLKETLEKANAIDDAIEEQVPFAFDEQRGYLTSCPTNVGTGLRASVMMHLPGLMLTQQISRIIPAINQLGLVVRGIYGEGSEVLGNIFQISNQLTLGKSEADIVEDLLSVVHQLIVQEQSAREMLMSTSAIRLEDKVFRSYGVLTNGRIIETKEAAQCLSDVRLGIDTGYIKHISKSILNELMILTQPGFLQQYAGGALDPEERDVRRAALIRERLKMEENC, from the coding sequence ATGTCTCTAGAAAGATTTATTAATCAGGCTGTTAGCTCATGGATGAGTAGTGAAGGTCCTCATTCTGATATTGTGTTAAGTTCAAGAATTCGGCTAGCTAGGAATTTGGCACAATATAAATTTCCTACCTTTTTAACAGCTGAAGAAGCAATGGAGATGACTGAGGAAATTGCGAAGGTTGTACAATCTTACTCTTCTATGGAACTACTAACAATGGAAAGTTTGTCTTCCTTGGAAAAAAGGGTATTAGTAGAGAAACATTTAATTAGCCCTCTACTAGCAGATTCGTCTCCTTATGGGGCAGTCCTTCTCTCTGAAATGGAAGACATTAGTGTAATGATTAATGAGGAAGATCATATTCGAATCCAATGCTTATCACCCGGCTTACAACTAAAAGAAACGCTAGAAAAAGCGAATGCAATTGACGATGCGATTGAAGAACAAGTGCCATTTGCTTTTGATGAGCAGAGAGGCTATTTAACAAGCTGTCCGACTAATGTTGGAACGGGTTTAAGAGCATCGGTGATGATGCATCTTCCTGGTTTAATGTTAACCCAACAAATTAGTCGAATTATTCCCGCGATTAATCAATTGGGATTAGTTGTTAGAGGAATTTATGGTGAAGGTAGCGAAGTGTTAGGGAATATATTTCAAATTTCTAACCAGCTTACACTTGGGAAATCCGAAGCTGATATTGTGGAAGACTTATTGAGTGTAGTTCATCAGCTGATTGTACAAGAACAATCAGCAAGAGAGATGTTAATGAGCACCTCTGCTATCCGTTTGGAAGATAAAGTTTTTCGGTCATACGGCGTTTTAACGAATGGTCGTATTATTGAAACAAAGGAAGCAGCTCAATGCCTTTCCGATGTGAGACTTGGAATTGATACTGGATATATTAAACATATTTCCAAAAGCATTTTAAATGAGTTGATGATTTTAACACAACCGGGCTTTTTACAACAATATGCGGGTGGAGCACTCGATCCAGAAGAAAGAGATGTTAGACGAGCGGCTCTCATTCGCGAGCGGCTGAAAATGGAAGAAAATTGTTGA